From the Acidithiobacillus sp. genome, the window TAATAGCCGAAAGCGAAGTGGCAAATACTGTTATTCCCAATACGATTAAAGATACCACAAAAAGTCGCGATTCATTGCTGACTGGCAGGATATCTCCATAGCCCACGGTGGCCATGGTAACTACCGAAAAATAGAGCGCCGAAGAAAGGCTATGAATCTGCGGTTTGAATCCATTCCCCAAAATATATGCGCCAAAGATGCCATAACTCATGACCATAATGGCACCGACCAAGGCAAACAGTGTGCCAGTTGCCAGGCTACTGCGGTTAAAACGGCCACGAAATATCCACAGGAAAAAGACCAGCGCGACATTGTAATAAAGCAGCACGGAGATCCGGTGTGGGTGCCGATAAATTCCAAAGACAAGGATGGCCGTCGCCATGATCAGGACGATGGCCCAGGCAAAACGGGAGCGGAAGAGCAGACCCAGGGACATAATCAGCAAGATGATGCCCGCAGCGCCCTGTGGAATGCCGCGAAAGGCATCGAGCACAAAGCTGTGGGAGACATCTGCCAAGCTGCCGACATAGCTCAGGCCCAGCAGATGCTCCAGCGCCGGGAGGATGTTGAAGAGCCCGAGAAAGCCTACCGCCGCTGCGATGGGGAAATGCGGGTACCAGTGTTCCAGATGGAGGATGTTTGCCCAGCGCTGCCCGCGCGCGCGCCAGCGGGCACGCCAATCTGGCCGCAGCACATGCCAAGGGTGACGTTCACTGAACTTTTTGCGCACGCCTCACTCCAAAGCCGTGGATGACCTGTTGGTTATCCGGGTCCGGTCTGCCCTCCCTGGCCGGATCATGAGTTCTCTCCTCCCTTTGAGGACTCGCTATTAGCCCCGGCCAAGGCCGGGGTTTCTTTTTCTGCTTCTGGCGTGAGCCAACGTGCTATACGTTCATGCAACTCGTCTATACCAAGCCCCGATTGGGCGGAAAAGAGCTGCATGGCGACCCCCTGTAATTCCGGAATCCGCCGCAGGCGGGCCATTTCTTGAATTGCCGCGCCGCGACTGAGTTTGTCTGCCTTGTTCAACAAGACATGCACTGGCCTCCCGCAGCCCGCCGCGAAGGCAATGAGATCGGCGTCATGGGGGCCGTAGGGATGGCGGATATCCATCACCAGGATTAATCCGCGCAAACTGCCGCGCCGCCGCAGATATTGTTCCAGCAACGGCCCCCAGGAGCGCCGCAGCGCCTCGGGCACCTTGGCGTACCCATAGCCAGGCAGGTCCACGAGGCGCTGACCGGGATCGAGGTCGAAAATATTGATGGCCTGGGTACGGCCCGGGGTGCGACTGACCCGCGCCAGGGCTCGGCGCTCGGTCAGCATATTGAGGGTGGATGACTTGCCGACGTTGGAGCGGCCAGCAATGGCCACTTCGACGCCTTCATCGGCGGGTAACTGTTCCGCTCGGGTCACGCTCAGGCGGTAGGCAGCCCGCCGTAGCGGCGCAA encodes:
- the kch gene encoding voltage-gated potassium channel protein; its protein translation is MRKKFSERHPWHVLRPDWRARWRARGQRWANILHLEHWYPHFPIAAAVGFLGLFNILPALEHLLGLSYVGSLADVSHSFVLDAFRGIPQGAAGIILLIMSLGLLFRSRFAWAIVLIMATAILVFGIYRHPHRISVLLYYNVALVFFLWIFRGRFNRSSLATGTLFALVGAIMVMSYGIFGAYILGNGFKPQIHSLSSALYFSVVTMATVGYGDILPVSNESRLFVVSLIVLGITVFATSLSAIIVPAVNNRLQSALQGEKRRMIRKGHYIIAGDTPLARNSYRELKGRNLPVVVIMGHQPDDSIYPPEDLVIGDSSDTDVLRSAGAEQAAAVLALRADDSENAFVVLAVKEMEGSAKTVAAVNDSKNLGRVRRVQPDMIIAPQVLGGELLAMALNGEQLDSNAVMKMFRFSSGTETARKD
- the yihA gene encoding ribosome biogenesis GTP-binding protein YihA/YsxC; the protein is MPDGVGGDYALSMDHTNPNSFRFAPLRRAAYRLSVTRAEQLPADEGVEVAIAGRSNVGKSSTLNMLTERRALARVSRTPGRTQAINIFDLDPGQRLVDLPGYGYAKVPEALRRSWGPLLEQYLRRRGSLRGLILVMDIRHPYGPHDADLIAFAAGCGRPVHVLLNKADKLSRGAAIQEMARLRRIPELQGVAMQLFSAQSGLGIDELHERIARWLTPEAEKETPALAGANSESSKGGENS